The sequence GTCCGAGCGGCGGCGTCGAGCAGTGCGACAACGACGGCTCCAACAGCAACGTCACGCCGAACGCCTGCCGCACCACGTGCCGCACTGCTTTCTGTGGCGACAACGTCACGGACGCCGGCGAGACCTGCGACAGCGGCGGCGTGAACACCGTGTCGTGCGACTCCAACTGCACGTCCGTCGCGTGCGGCGACGGCTTCATCAACTCCGCGGCAGGCGAAACCTGCGACGGCGGAGGCGAAACCCTGACGTGCGATGCCAACTGCACGGCCAGGGTCTGCGGCGACGGCACGATCAACACGACCGCCGGCGAAATCTGCGACGACGGCAACACCGCCAGCGGCGACGGCTGCTCGTCGACGTGCCAGAGCGGTGCGGGTTCGGGCGAATCCGATCCTGGATGCCCCAATCTCGGCGAGCTGGTGCTGTACTCGCACGACAGCCTCGACGCGTGCACGAGCAACGCGGACTGCACGGTCCCTCGCACGTGCAACACGTCGATCGGCTACTGCACGACGGTTGCCGACCTCGACAGCGGCTGGACCGGCAACGCGCACAACTCCGACATCAACGATGGAGTCGCGACACGCGCGTACCTCGTTTGTGAAGGACCGCCGTCGCCCGGCTGCGGCCAATGCGAAGTGGCGGGAATCGATCCGTCGACGGACAACTGCCGCTGCTCGAACAATTCGCGAACGGTGTGTGACGAACCATTCGCGTCTGCGGTGAGCGAATGCCCGGCGTGCGTCGGCGGCTCGGGAGTCAACGGCAACACGTGCACGAGTAATACCGACTGCAATTTCCCGACATGCGCCGGCCGCTGCTCGGGTAACTCGGCCTTTACCTGTACGACGAACGCGGACTGCCATACTCCGGTCACTCCGACGAACGTCGGCAACTGCTCGACGTCGACGGCGCCGAACTTCAAGAAGAAGTGCGGAAACGGAACGTTCTGCGACACCAACGCCGACTGTATCGGCACGTGCTCGGGCCAGGCGAGCTGCGAGTGCTTCTTCGGCGCTCCGTTCCCGCTCAACTCGGCCGGCACGGCGGTGTGCGTCGTCAACCGCTTCGCCAACGATATCAGCGGTACGGCCAACGTCGATCTCGGCTCGGGCGACATCACGGCCAACCTGCGCACGCGCATCTACCTCGGCATCACGCAGGCCAAGCCGTGTCCGGTCTGCGGCGGCAAGTGCAGCATTCTGACGACCAAGACGTGCGCGAACAATTCGGACTGCCTTGCGGGGCAAGGCACGTGCGGCTCGTACGACCCCGTCGCCAGCGACGGGCTCCGTGGCGGCACGTGCAGCGGCGGCATCAACACCGGCCTGTCGTGCGATGCGACGGCGACCAACGCGACGTTCCCGGCACGAAGCAGCGGAGGCGTAGCGCAGCTTCCGGGTGGAGGCTCCTACAGCCTCGACTGCATGCCGAGCGACGGAGCCAACGTCTCGGGAACGGGTCTCGTCATCGATCTGGAGCAGACGACGGGCACGTCGACCTTGCCGTCGACTCTGGACTGCGACGCTGCCGGTCCCGGGACCGACCTGTGCCCGTGCCTGCAGTGTTCGAAGGACAAGACGAGAGGCTGCTCATCGGACGCCCAGTGCGCCACGCAGGGCCGGTTCTGTTCCGCCTTCAACGACCCGACCACGTTCAACTGCACGACGAACAGCGACTGCACGCTCGTCAACACGGGCACCTGCACGCTGCTGAGCAACACGAAGTGCTCGAACGCGTCCACGCTGAGCTGCACGACCAACGCCCAATGCGGGATGCAGCCGGGCGGGACATGCACGCTCTCGACATGTTCGTCGCCGGGCATCGGTGACATCCCGCAACCGAACAAGTGCACGAGCGGACTCTGTGAGGACATCGGCGACGGGTTCAACGGCCGATGCACGGTCGGACCGGACCAGGGCTACTGCGACGGCCTGCTGCGCATCGACGGGACGGGCATGAACGCGTGCGCTTCGAACTTCGATTGCACGAACGGGGATCACTGCACGCTGTCGCAGCGCAGGCTGTGCTTCCTCGATCCGATCGTCGCGGTCGGCGATCCTGATCCGAGCTTCCCGATTGCGGGCTCGACCTTCTGTGTACCGCCGACCGAGTTCCCGGCGATCAATACGGTGGCCGGACTGCCGGGACCGGGCCGCGTGATCAGCCAGGGCGGCGCGACCACGTTCTGCACGACGGACCACAACGTCCAGTACACGCCGGGCGGCATCCCGGCCTGCCCGTAAGTCGCTGCCAGGCGGCTGAAGCGAAAACGCCCCGCTGTGATTTCACAGCGGGGCGTTTTGCTTTTGGATCCGCGGCCCTTCGTTTGTGCAGCACCGGTTTGATGGTTGCCGGTATTGTGGTTTTTGCCACAACGAGGAAGCACGCCGCCATGATCGCCGTGCTGTGGATAACTGTCCGGCGTCGCCTGCAAACACCTGTTCGTCGCCGCGAACTCCATGCTCCGACGGCCGAAGCTTCGGCAGCATATGCACGTTCCGGGATATCAGCGCTCGGCGCGTGAACGTCGTAACGTCGCGCCGACATGCGGCCATGTCATTGACCGTCCGGCGCCGCTTTCGATACGCGTGGTGCATCCCGATCCGCTCTGGAGTGCGCCGATGAAAACCAAGCTTTCGAAGATTCTCTACGACAAGGGCTGGACCGAAATGGAGCTTTCGCGGCGCACGGGTCTCGCGCAGAGTTACATCAACCGGGTCAAGAACGCGCGCGTCGTGCCGACGGTCCGCACCGCGCTCAAGATCTGCCGTGCGCTCAACGTCGCCGTCGAGGACGCGTTCGTCTACGAGGACAAGCCGTACGGTGTCACGCATTCCGTGTATTTTCCGAGCTCCCACGCCCTGGTCGCCGAGGACTGACGCGGGCGGGCGGCAATTCGGCCGCGGCCCGGACTCGGTGGTTTCTCCGGGGCCGGATTCGGGGCAATTCGGCCGCGGGCCGGATTTGAGATAGACGACCGGTGATGGAGCCCGGGCTGCTGAGGCCGCTTTCGATCGGACCGGTCGTCACGCGCACCAACCTCATCCTTTCACCGATGTCGGGAGTGACCGACTGCGCGTTCCGCACCACCGTGCTCGAGGCCAGCGGTCGGGATGCCGTCGGCCTGCTCGTCAGCGAATTCGTCGCGGCGGAAGGCCTTTCGCGCGACAACGCCAAGACCATCGCGATGCTCCGCTACCAGGAAGTCGAGCGGCCGTTCTCGATCCAGATCTTCGGCGCCGACGTCGACCGCATGGTGCGTGCCGCCGAGATGGTCGAGGAGATCGGCGCCGACATCGTCGACATCAACTGCGGTTGCCCGGCGCCGAAGGTCGTTCGTCGCGGAGGCGGCGCCCAGCTGATGCGCACACCCGACGTGCTGCGCGACATCCTCGTCGCGGTGCGTGCCGCGGTCTCCATCCCGGTAACGGTCAAGATCCGCGCCGGCTGGGACGATGCCAGCCGCAACGCCGTCGAAGTCGCACGCATGGTCGAAGGCGAAGGCGCGGCGATGCTGGCGGTGCACGGGCGCACCCGGCTCCAGCTCTACAGCGGCGAATCCGACTGGAACCTGATCGGCGAGGTCGCGAGCCGGCTCTCGATCCCGGTGATCGGTAGCGGTGACGTCATCGATGCCGAAGGCGCGCTCGAGCGGCTGCGCGGCGGTTACGCCGACGGTGTGATGATCGGCCGCGGCGCGATCTCCAACCCGTGGATCTTCGGACAGACGCTCGCGCTCGCGAATGGATACGAGGTCCGCGACCCGTCCACGCTCGAGCGCATCGCGATCCTCGAACACTTTGCCGGCTCGCTTGCCGAAACCAAGGACCTGCGGGCCTATCTCGGTCGCCTGCGCGGGCTTGCGTGTCACATGGCCAAGGGTCTTCCGGGCGGCGCGGCCACAAGGCGCGTGCTCGGCAAGGCGACGCTTCCCGCCGACATCCTGCGCATCGTGCGCGAGTTCCTGCTCGAAGGCCGCCGCTTCGAAGAGCTCGTCGAAGACGACGCCCGCCTCCCGGTGATGCCGACTGCTGACGCCGACGGCGATGCGATCGCCGAAGTCGCCTGACAAAACGGAGTCTGCGGATGCAGTCGAGCTTCGAGGTCTTCGTCAGCAAGGAATCCTTCAAGTTCAATGCGGCGCATTTCATCGCGTATCCGGGTTTCCGCGAGCGCCTGCACGGGCACAACTACCGCGTGTCGGTGCGGATGGAAGGTCCGGTCGGCGACGACGGCTACGTCGTCGATTTCGGCGACATCAAGCGCGCGACCCGCGAAGTCTGTGCGACGCTGAATGAGCGCGTGATCGTCCCGATGCTGTCGGACGTGCTGAAGATCGAAGTCGACGCCACGGAAGTCCGCATGACCTGCGAGGACGGCATGCGCTTTTCGTTTCCGCTCGGCGACTGCGTGCTGCTCGACATCCGGCATTCGTCGGCCGAAGAGCTTGCGGCGTTTCTCGGCGAGCGTCTGAAGTCCGAGCTTCCGATCCTCGCGCGCCGCGGCGTGCGCGTCCTCGAAGTCGGCGTGGCCGAAGCTCCGGGTCAGGAAGCCCGCTTCCGGATCGAGCTGTGATCCGTCGCGGCGCGGCCGCAGCATTGGTGTGCGCGCTGCTCGCGGGCGGCTGTGCAGGTCCACTGCCCGAAGAAGGCAGCGCCGATGCGCGGCTGTATTCCGACCGATGCGGCACCTGCCACCGCGCGTATCAGCCGAAGACGCTGACTCCGGCGATGTGGCGCGTGCAGGTCGAGCGCATGGACAAGAAATTTCTCGAGGCGAGGGTGCCGCCGCCGACAGCTGCCGAGCGCGACCGCATTCTCGCGTATCTTACGCGCAACGCGGGCGGCTGACGGTCACGCCTTCGCTGCCAACGGCTTCGCGGCGGACGGCTTTGCGGCGAGCGCGCGCTTGCGGATCTTTTCGATCTCGCCGCGACCCTTGATTACGTCGCTCGTCATGATTTCGCGGCCGCCGGCCGTCACCAGGATGTCATCCTCGATGCGGATGCCGACGCCGCGGAACTTCTCGTCGACCAGCAGGTCGCTGCGCACGTAGAGACCGGGCTCGACGGTCAGCACCATGCCTTCCTCGAGCACGCGCGAGCTTCCGGACGTGCGGTAGCTGCCGGCGTCGTGCACGTCCATGCCGAGCCAGTGACTGGTGTTGTGCATGTAGAACGGCGTGTACGCGTTGCGCTCGATGCATTCGTCGACGGTACCGGTCAGCAGCCCGATCGAGATCAGACCTTCGACCAGCACGCGAAGCGCGGTGCGATGGACTTCCTCAATGGCGATGCCGGGGCGCACGGCCTCGATCGATGCCTCCTGGGCCGCAAGCGCGATGTCGTAGAGCTCCGCCTGGCCGGCGCTGAACGACGCGCCGACGGGGAACGTTCGCGTGATGTCGGCGCAGTAGCCGCCGTACTCTCCGGCCGCGTCGACGAGCAGCAGCTCGCCGTCGGCAAGCGCGCGGTCGTTGCTGGTGTAGTGCAGCACGGTCGCGTTGGCGCCGCCGGCACAGATGCTGCCGTACGCAGGCCCGGTGCAGCCGCCGTAGCGGAACTCGTACTCGAGAAGCGCCTGCGCCTGGTACTCGGTCTGGCCCGGACGCAACGTTTCCATCAGCCGCATGTGCGCGGCCGCACTGATGCGGCCCGCCTCGCGCATACGATCGATCTCCTCGGGCCGTTTGTGCAGGCGGAATTCGGCCAGCAGCGCCGTGGCTTCGCTGACTACGATCGGGTCGCCGCCGCGCCGCGGCCGTTCGGCGTTGGCCTCATGCACCAGCTCGAGAACGCGCTGGTTGACGTGCGGATCGCGGCTGTGTGCGTAAAAGAGCCGGTCGGCGCGCCGAAGCTGCCGGAGCAGCACTGCCCACGTCTCTTCGATCGGGAACGCATGGTCAGCGCCGTAGGTTTCGCGCGCGCCTTCGACGCCCGCGCGTTTTCCGGTCCACGTCTCGGACTTCTCGTCGCGCGCGCGTACGCACAGCGTAAAGCCGTCTTCTTCCTTGCCGTGATTCGACAGCAGCAGCGCGCAAGGCTCCTCGAAGCCGCTGAGGTAGCGCACGTTGGTGTCGGGACGATACGTGTAGTGGACGTCGTTGGCGTACACCGCCTCCGGCGTCTCGGGGAGGAACAGAACCGCGCCGTCGAGCGCGGCGCGCACTGCCGCTCGCCGCTCGGCAAACGCTTTGGGCGGCGGACCGTGAAGAGTCATTTCGAATTCTCCTGAATGGTGCTCGGCATGTGTCGACCTGCGCGCTTACTCGATGGTCGGAACGGTCTCGGCTACCGCCTGGATGCCGGGATCGAGCAGCAGCTCGAGGCGTGCTTCGCCGAGAGCCTGCGCGATACGGGCGACGGGGTCACTCTGTGCCCGCACCTGGCCGCCGAGGTCGGCAAGCTGCGCGACCAGGCTGTCCTTCTTCGGATAATACACGAGCTGGACCTTGTCCGGATCGTGAATTCCGGCGGCGTTGGCCGCCGCATGGACGGCGTCGGCGAACGTGCCGATCTCGTCGACGAGGCCGCGCTCGAAAGCCTGCTGCCCGGTCCACACCCGCCCGCCGCCGAAGCGATCGATATCCTCGGGCTTTTTCTTGCGTCCGGTGGCGACGCGCTCGAGGAAGAGGCGGTACGTGTCGTTGATCTGGTCGCGCACGAGCGCGAGCTCTTCGGCATCCATCGGCTTGTCGAGATCGAAGAGCCGCGAATAACGACCGCGCGACAGGGATTCGGTGTGCACGCCGACGCGCTCGAGCAGGCCGCTGACATCCGGCTTGAAAAACACGACACCGATCGAGCCGGTAAGCGTTCCGGGTGCAGCCACGATGCGGTTGGCTGCCGACGCAAGGTAGTAGCCGCCGGAAGCCGCCACGTCGCCGAGAGATGCGATGACGGGCTTTTTCTTTGCCGCATCGCGAATCGCGAGCCAGATCTCGTCGGATGCCGCCGGCGAGCCGCCGGGGCTCGCCACGCGCAGCACGATCGCGGAGATATCGTTGTCGCGCGCAGCTTCAGCGAGCGCTTCGCTGACGGTCCGCGAGCCGGCGCTTCCGCCGCCCGGCCGGCTCTTCCCGGTCGTGATCGCACCAACCGCGTGCACGACGGCAATCGACGGGCCGTCGCCGATTCCGAGCGAGGCCGGTGTGACGCGCGTGTAGATCTCTTCCTTGACTGTTTCGGGCGGAGTGCCGCTGCCGAGCTCGGACAGCACTTCCGACGGTGCGCGCACGGCGTTGGCGATGCCGGCATCGACGAGCTGCTGGGGCTTGGTAATCCCGCGGTTGATCGCCTTGTCGAGCTCGGCCGGAACCAGGTTGCGTGCGCTTGCGAGCGTGCGCACGAGCTGGGCGTGCACGTCGTCGAGGATCGATTCGAGCATCTCGCGGTGGGCGGGCGTCATCGACTCGCGCGAAAGCTCGTCGCCCGCGCTCTTGTATTCGCGGATCTGCTCGACCTGCATGCGGACGTCGACTTTGGGCCACACACCGCCGAGAAATACCGCCTGGGCCTGCATGCCGGTCAGCATCGGCGCCGAAGCCGGCGCGACGTACACGGCGTCGGCGGCCGACGCGATGAAGATCTCCTTGCTGGCCGGGGACAGCTCGACTTCGAGCTCGGCGATGACCCTTTTGCCGGCCGCCTTGACCAGCGACAGTGCGCTGCGGATTTCCTCGGCCTGCGCCCAGCCGGCATCGAGCGCACCGATGCGCACGATCACGCCGGCGATGCGGCCGTCATGGCGCACCTTGCGCATCGCTTCGTCGAAGATCGCGATCGAATGCCCGCGGTCGATCAGGCGCGAAAGGAAATTTCCCGGTGGGGATTCCGAAAACGAACCTGCGACATCGACGACGAGATAACTGCCGGAAGCGATCGTCGGCCCCCGCATCCACAGCCACAGCGCCACGGCGAGGACCGCAAAGCTGGCCAAACGAACGAACAATCGGAAACGTGCGAACATCGAAGCGCTTCGTGCAGCTTGGCATTTTGACCGGATAGCGCAACGGTCCGCGCGCGATGCATCCTGCAAAAAAACTCGTGATCGAGCTCGGGGGCGTGGAGGATGCGCCACGGACGTTCGCACGTGATCAGCTCGCTGCGCTTCGCTCGGCCGACGACGGTTGCGCACGCGTCCGGGTATGGCGACGTGACGAAGCCGGCATTCTGCTCGGCCGCTTCCATCGCGCCGATGCGGCCGCGTGTGCGGCGGGTTTAGTCTCGCGCCGTTTGTCGGGCGGTCGCATCGTGCCGGTCGGACCGGGTACTGCGTGCGTGACGCTCGTCGTGCCGGTCGTCGACTGGCTCGATCCGACCAGCGCGTCGCTTCGGCCCGACCAGATCCTGAACCGTGCGCTGCGTCCGCTGCTTTCGATGCTGCGCGACCGCGGCGTCGATGCGTTCTATGGCGGGCGTGATCTGATCACCGTGAATGGGCGCACGGTCGCGCACGCATCGTTTACGGTCATGCGCGACGGCATCGGCATCATCGAGATGCACATGGCCGACCGGGCTACGTTTCGCGACCTTGCCGCTTTGCTCGACCGTTGTGATCCGGCCGGTGTGGCCGGAGTAGACCGCGACGGCTTCGCGACGGCGACGTCCGTCGCCGAGCTGCTCGGCGCGAACGCATCCGCATGGACCGACGACGGATGGGCGCAGGCATTCGCCGGATTCGCCGCCACGAGCTTCTCGTGCGAAGTCGCGACCGCGGCCGATTCGGACGCTGACGTGACGATGGCCGATGTCGACGCCGCGCACGGGTTTTTCCAGAGCCCCGGGCCTGTCGCCGTCGATCGGCGGACGGCCGCGGAGGTCGCGATGCTCGGCGTCGTCGAGTGCGCCGGAAGCCTTCGCGGTGACCGCCTGACCGCGCTCGAGATCACCGGCGATCTGATCGCGCCGTTTCACACGCTCGACGACATTGCCGCCGAATGCGAAGGCGAGCCGCTTCGGCCGGCATCCATTCGAAAGGCACTCGCGCGTGCGCTCGCGAGGCCGCGAAGCTTCGTGCTCGGGATCCGGGAGCTCGACCAGCTCGTGCTTCGTCTCGCGTCCGGCTAGTGCGAATGGCCTCCGGCTGATGCGAATCGACGGACAAGTCTGCCGCGACAATCGGCGGTGGCATCACCGTTGACTCCCGCCGATGACACTTTGGGATCATGGAGCGGACGGCTCCCTGCGTATTGCCTGATGGCGCTGTGCATGGCATTCCTCCCGCCAATCGCGAAATTGGAGCTCATCAGGATGAGCCCCATCGTCGTCAAGGATGCGGAACGCCATGAGCGAAGAGCAAGCCAGGAAAGACAACCTTCTCGATCAGATCGCCGACGTGCACGAGCACTTCATCGACCTGATGAACCAGCGTCTGCCCGAGATCGGTGAGCGCGAGCTCGAGCTCTACTTCGGCGTGCTCGGCAAGCTGGTCGCCAAGCTCGAAGAGCGTGACAAACCGCTTCGGGCCGCAGCCCAGGAAGTCTTCGCGGACGTGGCGTCGATGGTCATGACCGAGCTCGCGCGATGACCGGTGCCGAGCTCGAAGCGCACACCAGGAAAATCAACGACGAAACCTACGCGGCCTGGAACGCCCACGACCCGGATCGCGTGGCGGCGGTGTTCGCGGTGAACGCGGTGCTGCGCGAAGCGGGATCGGGCGTCGAGCACGGCGGCCGGGCAGCGATTCGCGAGCGCGCGGTGCTGCTGCTCACCGCGTTCCCCGATTTTCGGCTGGAGAAAGTCGTGCTGCTGGTCGACGGACGTCGTCATGCCGACCGGTGGATCATGACGGGCACGCACGATGGTGAGCTGTTCGGCATCCCGGCGACCGGAAAGAAGATCCAGCTCGAGGGATCGACGTTCACGACACTCGACGACGACGGGCTGGTGATCGAGGACGTGCAGTACACCGACAACGCATCACTCGCCGTGCAGCTCGGCCTCGGCTAGCCGAAACAGCCGCGTCGCACCTCGCCGTCGCCTGTCTGATTCGTATCGCTACCGTGGTTTCGGTCCCGAGCAGACGGTCATCGGTATGTTCGGCGACCCGAACGCCCGAGGAAGTCGCGTGCGCCTTCGCTACCAGGACCGTTTCACATCGGCAAGATCCGCACTGCGACGACCTCTCACGGTGCAACCTCCATCCCTCGACATTCCCCGCGGAATGTTCGCGCATCGGCGAGATTGCCGCGCCTCGCATCCATGAAGGCACGGCCGAAGTCGAGGTCCGCCTGATACTGGTTGTGCGCCGTGCAGCGCAGCTCGATATTCTCCGGCGTAGGAGGTCCGCCCATCGCGAACGGAGCTCTGTGGTGGAACTCGATGTTGCTGGACTCGCGGCAGCGACGTCCTCGGCGGTCTACGTAGCAGCAGCGTCCTGAATCGCGTCGCCATACCTCGCGCCGCACGGCCGCCGGGATAGTCCGGGATCGCTGTCCTCGCTGCGAAGCCGCCGTATCGATCACGGGCATTGTGGCGGGTCGATCGGTGCACTCCGCGTTCGTCGACGTGGTTGGCTTCGGTCGATCGGTGCAGCCTGCCCTGCGCGCGAGTGTCCGGACGAGCAGCACGTCGATCGCACGACTGATGATCGCAGCCGGGTCGGGACCGGTCGCCGACCGGCCGAGCAGATCCTGCAGCGACCGAAGCTTGTCGTGCGTTTCTTCGTCTACGGTAATCTCGATCTTGTAGCGGCGCGGGCTGAGCGGAACGATCGGCTTCGTCGCGGTTGCCGGCTGCGCTGACCGTAGGGCCATTGCGACTCCGACGACCTCGGGGTCCGGCCGATTACTCGAGCAGCCGGCGGACTCGCGGTCTGCCCAAGTGCGCGGATCGCTCGCATCGCCAGCCTGATGGCGAACCGGCGAACACCCATCGGCCAACGTTGGCGCTGCCACCACCGGCCCGTTGCTCGCCGCGTTCGCACCGCGACGCCCGGGCATCGCCCGAACACGCGACGCCACATCCGCTCGCGGCGCCAGTTCCGCAACCAGCCGCTCTACCTCGCGCGAGCTCTTGTGCTTGGCGCGCTCGAGCACTCGCAGGTGGTTCTCGGTGGTCAGATGCCTGGCCAGCAGATGGATCGCGCTGAGATGGATCTCGCCGCGTGCGACCAGATCCAGGACGACCGGAAAGTGGCGCGCCGTGCGCGCAGCCCAGATCCGCTTGGCGGTTACCTGCTCTGACATGTGGAAGCGCTCCATGCAGAAAATGAACATGGAGGAGCAGGCATGGCTGGCCCAGAGCTTGCGCTCGTCGATCTCGGCGATCGCGACGAGAAGCGCCGCGGTCGTACGACGGTCGCGTGCGACCAGGCACTCGAAGTGATCGAGCAGTTCCTGTTCGGAGAGATTTGCAACACTGTCGAAGGATGTCGTCATGACGACCCTTGTAACACGGGTTTTTCAGGCGTCGTTCTCCGTAAGGATGCGACCGCCATCAGGCATGCGCCTTTCGCGAAAATGCGCGAGATCTGAGCGGCGCAACGCGCGAAGTCGGCGAAAAAAGTCGTG is a genomic window of Candidatus Limnocylindrales bacterium containing:
- a CDS encoding DUF4215 domain-containing protein, with the translated sequence MKPRSNVSAFLLSTFGVSIAMAMTAFPAFAITNDQQGCVNAINKAGAKVAATQGKDNAACVKAAGSGNLEMQTTDQCVMADNKGKVAGAETKTTDAESSKCSPPLPAIAFTGAATANTAAISEEVALLSAIYGSTVHTAMLTDHDGAACQAAVTKSYEKLGSTRLKAFNGCKKDFLKSNPGATAVQLQVCLTTPSSADPKGKVSGATTKLSDTVTAKCAGVALATAFPGCSAQAGSAATLSACVARNVECRMCLMTNAMDNLSTPCDQFDDGVVNQTCRQCGNGLAEAPEPCDTAGDSASCDSDCTTISCGDAHTNLAAGEACDAGTETAACDDDCSLPSCGDGNLNTAAGEVCDDGNATNGDGCDNNCTVSACGNGIAAGSEACDDGNTVNTDACLNTCVVATCGDGVRCNGAGCVSGPSGGAESCDDGNGLNTDNCLTNCAAATCGDGNLCSSPGCTTGPTGGLEQCDNDGSNSNVTPNACRTNCKLPTCGDGVTDAGEGCDDANAVNTDHCLNTCVVATCGDGVRCNGAGCVSGPSGGAEACDDANGSNTDSCLTNCAAATCGDGNLCSTPGCTTGPTGGVEQCDNDGSNSNVTPNACRTNCKLASCGDGVTDAGEGCDDGNAVNTDHCLNSCVVATCGDGVKCNGAGCVSGPSGGAEACDDGNGLNTDNCLTTCASAACGDGFLCSAPGCTTGPSGGVEQCDNDGSNSNVTPNACRTTCRTAFCGDNVTDAGETCDSGGVNTVSCDSNCTSVACGDGFINSAAGETCDGGGETLTCDANCTARVCGDGTINTTAGEICDDGNTASGDGCSSTCQSGAGSGESDPGCPNLGELVLYSHDSLDACTSNADCTVPRTCNTSIGYCTTVADLDSGWTGNAHNSDINDGVATRAYLVCEGPPSPGCGQCEVAGIDPSTDNCRCSNNSRTVCDEPFASAVSECPACVGGSGVNGNTCTSNTDCNFPTCAGRCSGNSAFTCTTNADCHTPVTPTNVGNCSTSTAPNFKKKCGNGTFCDTNADCIGTCSGQASCECFFGAPFPLNSAGTAVCVVNRFANDISGTANVDLGSGDITANLRTRIYLGITQAKPCPVCGGKCSILTTKTCANNSDCLAGQGTCGSYDPVASDGLRGGTCSGGINTGLSCDATATNATFPARSSGGVAQLPGGGSYSLDCMPSDGANVSGTGLVIDLEQTTGTSTLPSTLDCDAAGPGTDLCPCLQCSKDKTRGCSSDAQCATQGRFCSAFNDPTTFNCTTNSDCTLVNTGTCTLLSNTKCSNASTLSCTTNAQCGMQPGGTCTLSTCSSPGIGDIPQPNKCTSGLCEDIGDGFNGRCTVGPDQGYCDGLLRIDGTGMNACASNFDCTNGDHCTLSQRRLCFLDPIVAVGDPDPSFPIAGSTFCVPPTEFPAINTVAGLPGPGRVISQGGATTFCTTDHNVQYTPGGIPACP
- a CDS encoding helix-turn-helix transcriptional regulator; the encoded protein is MHVPGYQRSARERRNVAPTCGHVIDRPAPLSIRVVHPDPLWSAPMKTKLSKILYDKGWTEMELSRRTGLAQSYINRVKNARVVPTVRTALKICRALNVAVEDAFVYEDKPYGVTHSVYFPSSHALVAED
- the dusB gene encoding tRNA dihydrouridine synthase DusB, whose protein sequence is MEPGLLRPLSIGPVVTRTNLILSPMSGVTDCAFRTTVLEASGRDAVGLLVSEFVAAEGLSRDNAKTIAMLRYQEVERPFSIQIFGADVDRMVRAAEMVEEIGADIVDINCGCPAPKVVRRGGGAQLMRTPDVLRDILVAVRAAVSIPVTVKIRAGWDDASRNAVEVARMVEGEGAAMLAVHGRTRLQLYSGESDWNLIGEVASRLSIPVIGSGDVIDAEGALERLRGGYADGVMIGRGAISNPWIFGQTLALANGYEVRDPSTLERIAILEHFAGSLAETKDLRAYLGRLRGLACHMAKGLPGGAATRRVLGKATLPADILRIVREFLLEGRRFEELVEDDARLPVMPTADADGDAIAEVA
- a CDS encoding 6-carboxytetrahydropterin synthase; this translates as MQSSFEVFVSKESFKFNAAHFIAYPGFRERLHGHNYRVSVRMEGPVGDDGYVVDFGDIKRATREVCATLNERVIVPMLSDVLKIEVDATEVRMTCEDGMRFSFPLGDCVLLDIRHSSAEELAAFLGERLKSELPILARRGVRVLEVGVAEAPGQEARFRIEL
- a CDS encoding aminopeptidase P N-terminal domain-containing protein gives rise to the protein MTLHGPPPKAFAERRAAVRAALDGAVLFLPETPEAVYANDVHYTYRPDTNVRYLSGFEEPCALLLSNHGKEEDGFTLCVRARDEKSETWTGKRAGVEGARETYGADHAFPIEETWAVLLRQLRRADRLFYAHSRDPHVNQRVLELVHEANAERPRRGGDPIVVSEATALLAEFRLHKRPEEIDRMREAGRISAAAHMRLMETLRPGQTEYQAQALLEYEFRYGGCTGPAYGSICAGGANATVLHYTSNDRALADGELLLVDAAGEYGGYCADITRTFPVGASFSAGQAELYDIALAAQEASIEAVRPGIAIEEVHRTALRVLVEGLISIGLLTGTVDECIERNAYTPFYMHNTSHWLGMDVHDAGSYRTSGSSRVLEEGMVLTVEPGLYVRSDLLVDEKFRGVGIRIEDDILVTAGGREIMTSDVIKGRGEIEKIRKRALAAKPSAAKPLAAKA
- the sppA gene encoding signal peptide peptidase SppA, translated to MFARFRLFVRLASFAVLAVALWLWMRGPTIASGSYLVVDVAGSFSESPPGNFLSRLIDRGHSIAIFDEAMRKVRHDGRIAGVIVRIGALDAGWAQAEEIRSALSLVKAAGKRVIAELEVELSPASKEIFIASAADAVYVAPASAPMLTGMQAQAVFLGGVWPKVDVRMQVEQIREYKSAGDELSRESMTPAHREMLESILDDVHAQLVRTLASARNLVPAELDKAINRGITKPQQLVDAGIANAVRAPSEVLSELGSGTPPETVKEEIYTRVTPASLGIGDGPSIAVVHAVGAITTGKSRPGGGSAGSRTVSEALAEAARDNDISAIVLRVASPGGSPAASDEIWLAIRDAAKKKPVIASLGDVAASGGYYLASAANRIVAAPGTLTGSIGVVFFKPDVSGLLERVGVHTESLSRGRYSRLFDLDKPMDAEELALVRDQINDTYRLFLERVATGRKKKPEDIDRFGGGRVWTGQQAFERGLVDEIGTFADAVHAAANAAGIHDPDKVQLVYYPKKDSLVAQLADLGGQVRAQSDPVARIAQALGEARLELLLDPGIQAVAETVPTIE
- a CDS encoding ester cyclase, with the protein product MTGAELEAHTRKINDETYAAWNAHDPDRVAAVFAVNAVLREAGSGVEHGGRAAIRERAVLLLTAFPDFRLEKVVLLVDGRRHADRWIMTGTHDGELFGIPATGKKIQLEGSTFTTLDDDGLVIEDVQYTDNASLAVQLGLG